The Mercurialis annua linkage group LG8, ddMerAnnu1.2, whole genome shotgun sequence genome window below encodes:
- the LOC126660995 gene encoding methionine--tRNA ligase, chloroplastic/mitochondrial isoform X2: MGARINQSIQNTLFLLNPLSSITSKSRIATTHFKIPLNFHKNSIFSASKSRKSSFCSCTISNGNDKNEAETFVLTTPLYYVNAPPHMGSAYTTIAADAIARFQRLLGKRVIFVTGTDEHGEKIAAAAAGHGSSPSEHCDVISQDYKTLWKDLEISYDKFIRTTDPKHEAIVKEFYSKVLANGDIYRADYEGLYCVNCEEYKDEKELLDNNCCPMHLKPCVQRKEDNYFFALSKYQKLLEEILTENPNFVQPSYRLNEDILRFHAVYWPAMLMSAGLGLPKMVFGHGFLTKDGLKMGKSLGNTLEPNELVQKFGADAVRYFFLREVEFGNDGDYSEDRFINIVNAHLANTIGNLLNRTLGLLKKNCQSTLVVDSAVAANENDFRDTVEKLVEKAGVHYESLSLSLACEAVLEIGNAGNAYMDERAPWSRFKQGGSASEAAAKDLVIILETVRIMAVALSPVAPSLCWRIYAQLGYSKDQFSTITWSETKWGGLKGGQVMAQPKPIFSRIENKTETEEDGGASSAKKLVESKGNKPQAKVAAEA, translated from the exons ATGGGTGCTAGAATAAACCAATCAATTCAAAATACACTGTTTCTCTTAAACCCTTTATCCTCAATCACTTCAAAATCAAGAATTGCAACTACCCATTTCAAGATTCCTCTTAATTTCCATAAAAATTCAATCTTTTCTGCTTCTAAATCAAGAAAATCCAGTTTTTGCAGCTGCACAATTAGCAATGGCAATGATAAAAATGAAGCAGAAACATTTGTTCTGACTACTCCTCTTTATTATGTCAATGCTCCTCCTCATATGGGCAGTGCCTACACCACCATTGCTGCTGATGCCATAGCTCGTTTTCAG AGGCTTTTAGGGAAGAGAGTTATATTTGTGACGGGAACGGATGAGCACGGAGAGAAGATTGCTGCTGCTGCAGCTGGTCATGGTTCTAGCCCGAGTGAGCACTGTGATGTTATATCTCAAGATTATAAGACGCTATGGAaagat TTGGAAATTTCTTATGATAAGTTCATTAGGACAACTGATCCCAAGCATGAAGCAATTGTGAAGGAATTCTATTCTAAGGTTCTTGCCAATGGGGACATATACCGTGCAGACTACGAGGGACTCTACTGTGTCAACTGTGAGGAATATAAG GATGAGAAGGAACTGCTTGATAACAACTGTTGCCCCATGCACTTAAAGCCATGTGTTCAGCGAAAAGAGGACAATTATTTCTTTGCCTTGTCGAAATACCAAAAGCTATTAGAAGAAATTTTGACAGAGAATCCAAATTTCGTGCAGCCTTCATATCGTTTGAACGAG GACATTTTACGTTTCCATGCCGTTTATTGGCCAGCTATGCTAATGTCTGCCGGGCTAGGCCTCCCCAAGATGGTTTTTGGTCATGGATTTTTGACAAAG GATGGCCTGAAGATGGGAAAATCGTTAGGAAATACACTTGAACCAAATGAGTTAGTTCAGAAATTTGGGGCTGATGCTGTCAGATACTTCTTCCTTAGAGAGGTTGAGTTTGGCAATGACGGGGACTACTCAGAGGACCGTTTCATTAACATTGTTAATGCACATCTTGCCAACACCATAG GAAACCTTCTAAATCGTACTCTTGgacttcttaaaaaaaattgtcaatcaACTTTGGTGGTTGACTCAGCTGTTGCTGCTAATGAGAACGATTTCAGGGACACGGTCGAGAAGTTG GTTGAAAAAGCTGGGGTTCATTATGAAAGTCTCTCGTTATCTTTGGCATGTGAGGCTGTTCTAGAGATTGGTAATGCTGGGAATGCCTACATGGACGAACGAGCCCCGTGGTCTCGTTTTAAGCAAGGAGGTTCTGCTTCTGAAGCTGCTGCAAAG GATCTTGTGATTATACTCGAAACAGTGAGGATTATGGCTGTTGCTTTATCCCCCGTTGCACCAAGCTTATGTTGGAGAATATATGCGCAGCTCGGCTACTCAAAGGATCAATTCAGCACCATAACATGG AGTGAGACAAAATGGGGTGGCTTGAAGGGCGGTCAGGTCATGGCTCAGCCTAAACCGATCTTTTCGAGAATTGAGAACAAAACAGAAACAGAAGAAGACGGTGGAGCGTCATCGGCCAAGAAGTTGGTTGAAAGCAAGGGTAATAAACCTCAAGCTAAAGTTGCTGCAGAAGCTTAG
- the LOC126662284 gene encoding uncharacterized protein LOC126662284 translates to MDSISVPPQPSNRMPLHDTADDFPNIDARCLIFSGTVLSICIRFYIFFGYMAFHEETEMNDLTNLYVKCPRNYPVPFVLLNFLVLLIIPSILAVFFWEDGPIGKEIVVGNFKKCIMLGLSLLAVVISRLVMKKMRYSYCIIVLTVELQGYTNLLLSLKDYSLWDIIIVGSLQISGYQSDERWELVDVYSFFGFDFYVPVPVSIL, encoded by the exons ATGGATTCCATTTCAGTACCACCACAACCGTCTAATCGCATGCCTCTTCATGATACAGCCGATGATTTTCcta atATCGATGCTCGTTGTCTGATTTTCAGTGGGACAGTGTTGTCAATCTGCattcgtttttatattttctttggGTATATGGCATTCCATGAGGAAACGGAGATGAATGATTTAACTAATTTGTATGTTAAATGTCCAAGGAATTATCCTGTACCATTTGTTTTACTCAATTTCTTAGTACTACTAATCATTCCTTCAATCTTAGCAGTCTTCTTTTGGGAAGATGGCCCAATCGGAAAAGAAATTGTCGTcggaaatttcaaaaaatgcATAATGCTCGGATTGAGTTTATTAGCAGTTGTTATAAGCCGACTAGTTATGAAGAAAATGCGTTACTCCTACTGTATAATCGTTCTTACGGTAGAACTCCAAGGATATACAAATCTTTTGTTATCTTTAAAAGACTATAGTCTTTGGGACATTATAATTGTGGGTAGTTTGCAGATTTCTGGCTATCAATCTGATGAAAGGTGGGAGTTGGTCGATGTGTATAGTTTCTTcggtttcgatttttatgtgCCAGTGCCAGTATCTATTTTATAA
- the LOC126660995 gene encoding methionine--tRNA ligase, chloroplastic/mitochondrial isoform X1 has protein sequence MGARINQSIQNTLFLLNPLSSITSKSRIATTHFKIPLNFHKNSIFSASKSRKSSFCSCTISNGNDKNEAETFVLTTPLYYVNAPPHMGSAYTTIAADAIARFQRLLGKRVIFVTGTDEHGEKIAAAAAGHGSSPSEHCDVISQDYKTLWKDLEISYDKFIRTTDPKHEAIVKEFYSKVLANGDIYRADYEGLYCVNCEEYKDEKELLDNNCCPMHLKPCVQRKEDNYFFALSKYQKLLEEILTENPNFVQPSYRLNEVKTWINSGVKDFSISRALVDWGIPVPNDNKQTIYVWFDALLGYISALSDDKVQPSLQNAVSSGWPASLHLIGKDILRFHAVYWPAMLMSAGLGLPKMVFGHGFLTKDGLKMGKSLGNTLEPNELVQKFGADAVRYFFLREVEFGNDGDYSEDRFINIVNAHLANTIGNLLNRTLGLLKKNCQSTLVVDSAVAANENDFRDTVEKLVEKAGVHYESLSLSLACEAVLEIGNAGNAYMDERAPWSRFKQGGSASEAAAKDLVIILETVRIMAVALSPVAPSLCWRIYAQLGYSKDQFSTITWSETKWGGLKGGQVMAQPKPIFSRIENKTETEEDGGASSAKKLVESKGNKPQAKVAAEA, from the exons ATGGGTGCTAGAATAAACCAATCAATTCAAAATACACTGTTTCTCTTAAACCCTTTATCCTCAATCACTTCAAAATCAAGAATTGCAACTACCCATTTCAAGATTCCTCTTAATTTCCATAAAAATTCAATCTTTTCTGCTTCTAAATCAAGAAAATCCAGTTTTTGCAGCTGCACAATTAGCAATGGCAATGATAAAAATGAAGCAGAAACATTTGTTCTGACTACTCCTCTTTATTATGTCAATGCTCCTCCTCATATGGGCAGTGCCTACACCACCATTGCTGCTGATGCCATAGCTCGTTTTCAG AGGCTTTTAGGGAAGAGAGTTATATTTGTGACGGGAACGGATGAGCACGGAGAGAAGATTGCTGCTGCTGCAGCTGGTCATGGTTCTAGCCCGAGTGAGCACTGTGATGTTATATCTCAAGATTATAAGACGCTATGGAaagat TTGGAAATTTCTTATGATAAGTTCATTAGGACAACTGATCCCAAGCATGAAGCAATTGTGAAGGAATTCTATTCTAAGGTTCTTGCCAATGGGGACATATACCGTGCAGACTACGAGGGACTCTACTGTGTCAACTGTGAGGAATATAAG GATGAGAAGGAACTGCTTGATAACAACTGTTGCCCCATGCACTTAAAGCCATGTGTTCAGCGAAAAGAGGACAATTATTTCTTTGCCTTGTCGAAATACCAAAAGCTATTAGAAGAAATTTTGACAGAGAATCCAAATTTCGTGCAGCCTTCATATCGTTTGAACGAG GTGAAAACCTGGATCAATAGCGGTGTGAAAGATTTTTCCATTTCCCGTGCATTGGTGGATTGGGGTATTCCAGTTCCTAATGACAATAAACAGACTATTTATGTCTGGTTTGATGCTTTACTGGG TTATATATCAGCTTTATCAGACGACAAGGTGCAACCTAGTTTACAAAATGCCGTTTCTTCTGGTTGGCCTGCTTCTCTGCACTTGATCGGCAAG GACATTTTACGTTTCCATGCCGTTTATTGGCCAGCTATGCTAATGTCTGCCGGGCTAGGCCTCCCCAAGATGGTTTTTGGTCATGGATTTTTGACAAAG GATGGCCTGAAGATGGGAAAATCGTTAGGAAATACACTTGAACCAAATGAGTTAGTTCAGAAATTTGGGGCTGATGCTGTCAGATACTTCTTCCTTAGAGAGGTTGAGTTTGGCAATGACGGGGACTACTCAGAGGACCGTTTCATTAACATTGTTAATGCACATCTTGCCAACACCATAG GAAACCTTCTAAATCGTACTCTTGgacttcttaaaaaaaattgtcaatcaACTTTGGTGGTTGACTCAGCTGTTGCTGCTAATGAGAACGATTTCAGGGACACGGTCGAGAAGTTG GTTGAAAAAGCTGGGGTTCATTATGAAAGTCTCTCGTTATCTTTGGCATGTGAGGCTGTTCTAGAGATTGGTAATGCTGGGAATGCCTACATGGACGAACGAGCCCCGTGGTCTCGTTTTAAGCAAGGAGGTTCTGCTTCTGAAGCTGCTGCAAAG GATCTTGTGATTATACTCGAAACAGTGAGGATTATGGCTGTTGCTTTATCCCCCGTTGCACCAAGCTTATGTTGGAGAATATATGCGCAGCTCGGCTACTCAAAGGATCAATTCAGCACCATAACATGG AGTGAGACAAAATGGGGTGGCTTGAAGGGCGGTCAGGTCATGGCTCAGCCTAAACCGATCTTTTCGAGAATTGAGAACAAAACAGAAACAGAAGAAGACGGTGGAGCGTCATCGGCCAAGAAGTTGGTTGAAAGCAAGGGTAATAAACCTCAAGCTAAAGTTGCTGCAGAAGCTTAG